From the genome of Rhodohalobacter sp. SW132, one region includes:
- a CDS encoding UDP-glucose--hexose-1-phosphate uridylyltransferase codes for MMSINFNEQPHRRRNILTGEWVQVSAKRNQRPWQGQQEDIAFPDKPKYDETCYLCPGNERAGGVKNPEYSTTFAFTNDFSALLPETDSVEMNEKDLLVASTEKGICRVICFSPRHDKTLPEMEVDHIRKVVDLWVDEYHELGSKPFINYVQIFENKGEMMGCSNPHPHGQIWAQETIPEEPAKELRQQSYYYQKHGTTLLGDYLELELEEKDRIVTQNDHFVVVVPFWAFWPFETLLVSRRPFGRFTDMTDDEKSSLADIIKKITTKYDNIFNISFPYSAGFHPAPTDGEEHPEWHFHMHFYPPLLRSATVKKFRVGYEMLGNSQRDITAETAAELLRQKSYTHYIETNHNH; via the coding sequence ATAATGTCGATTAATTTTAACGAACAACCGCACCGGCGGCGAAACATCCTGACCGGGGAGTGGGTCCAGGTTTCTGCAAAGCGAAATCAACGTCCGTGGCAGGGGCAGCAGGAAGATATCGCCTTTCCCGATAAACCGAAATATGATGAGACGTGTTATCTCTGTCCCGGCAACGAAAGGGCGGGGGGAGTAAAAAATCCTGAGTACAGCACCACGTTTGCATTTACCAACGATTTCAGCGCTCTTCTCCCTGAAACAGATTCCGTGGAGATGAACGAGAAGGACCTGCTGGTAGCAAGCACTGAAAAAGGAATCTGCAGGGTGATCTGTTTCTCCCCCCGGCATGATAAAACCTTGCCGGAAATGGAGGTCGATCACATCCGAAAAGTTGTGGATCTTTGGGTGGATGAATACCACGAGCTGGGCTCAAAACCATTTATCAACTACGTTCAGATTTTTGAGAATAAAGGGGAAATGATGGGATGCAGTAATCCGCATCCCCACGGTCAGATTTGGGCGCAGGAAACGATTCCTGAAGAGCCTGCCAAAGAGTTGCGCCAGCAGTCATACTACTATCAAAAACATGGCACTACACTGCTGGGTGATTACCTGGAGCTTGAACTGGAGGAGAAAGATCGGATCGTCACACAAAATGATCATTTCGTGGTCGTCGTGCCATTTTGGGCGTTCTGGCCATTTGAAACGCTGCTGGTGAGCCGCCGGCCGTTCGGCAGGTTTACAGATATGACCGATGATGAAAAGTCATCCCTGGCAGATATCATCAAAAAAATTACCACCAAATACGATAATATTTTTAATATTTCATTCCCTTATTCGGCCGGTTTTCACCCTGCGCCAACGGATGGAGAGGAGCATCCGGAGTGGCATTTTCACATGCACTTTTATCCGCCGCTGCTTCGATCTGCCACGGTGAAAAAATTCAGGGTCGGCTACGAAATGCTCGGCAATTCACAGCGTGATATTACTGCGGAAACGGCAGCAGAGCTTCTTCGTCAAAAATCGTATACTCACTACATAGAAACCAATCACAACCACTAA
- a CDS encoding solute:sodium symporter family transporter, which yields MENFIIISSFLFFILFVAVFTWWWVRDQDISSLDGYYLAGRRLSFPFIAGSLLLTNLSTEQMVGLNGSAFIDGLSVMAWEVLAVLALVLMALYFLPRFLKSGIATVPQFLGIRFDHGTQVISNLIFLGAYVAILLPIILYTGATALVGMLDIQALTGIDSYTGVIWVTVWVVGLIGTAYALFGGLSSIAVSDLLNGIGLLIGGLAITYFGLQAVSGGEGVFQGWQTLNEANPERFNSIGGPEQQVPFSTLFTGVLLLNVFYWCTNQQIIQRTFGASSLEEGQKGVLLTGLLKLLGPLYLVIPGIIAFYLYADTGIDADSAYGVLVRDVLPSPMTGLFAGVMVGAILSSFNSALNASSTLFGYGFYKAVWKKDASDAQIVKAGKGFGWIVAFSAMIIAPMLIGQESIFQYLQQMNGIYFIPILAVIFVGMVGKRIPPVAAKWALVLGCSTIAIGYFVPPFSGWVAQITEFHFLGLAFVLLVGLMVGIGYFKPLDEKWEQEYTEDVDMTPWKYSVHASVFLVIVVLLIYAYFADFSILYDS from the coding sequence ATGGAAAATTTTATCATTATCAGCAGTTTTCTGTTCTTTATTCTGTTTGTTGCTGTATTTACCTGGTGGTGGGTGCGTGATCAGGATATCTCAAGCCTCGATGGTTATTATCTTGCGGGCCGAAGACTCAGTTTTCCATTTATTGCCGGTTCACTGCTTTTAACCAACTTGTCTACCGAGCAGATGGTTGGCCTGAACGGCTCTGCGTTTATTGATGGCTTGAGCGTGATGGCATGGGAGGTTCTTGCTGTTTTGGCTCTCGTATTGATGGCGCTCTATTTTCTGCCCCGGTTCTTAAAAAGCGGTATCGCCACCGTTCCTCAGTTTCTGGGGATTCGTTTTGATCACGGTACACAGGTGATCTCAAACCTAATATTCCTGGGTGCATATGTTGCCATACTGCTCCCGATTATTTTATATACCGGCGCAACTGCTCTCGTTGGAATGCTTGATATACAAGCGTTAACCGGAATTGACTCATATACAGGCGTAATCTGGGTAACGGTGTGGGTTGTAGGGCTGATCGGTACGGCTTACGCTCTTTTTGGCGGGCTCAGCTCCATTGCGGTATCCGACCTACTGAACGGTATCGGGTTGTTGATTGGCGGTTTGGCCATTACCTATTTTGGGCTCCAGGCGGTCAGTGGCGGTGAAGGCGTGTTTCAGGGATGGCAAACACTGAATGAAGCAAACCCGGAACGTTTCAACTCGATCGGCGGACCGGAGCAACAGGTTCCGTTTTCAACACTGTTTACCGGTGTGCTCCTCTTGAATGTTTTCTATTGGTGTACCAATCAGCAGATTATTCAGCGAACATTTGGTGCCAGCAGCCTGGAAGAAGGGCAAAAAGGTGTACTTCTCACCGGTTTGCTAAAGCTGTTAGGCCCGCTCTACCTTGTTATTCCCGGAATCATCGCTTTTTATCTTTACGCTGACACAGGAATTGATGCGGATAGCGCCTACGGCGTGCTTGTACGGGATGTGCTGCCGTCACCGATGACCGGATTATTTGCGGGAGTGATGGTGGGTGCAATACTCAGTTCATTTAACTCTGCACTTAATGCCAGCTCAACCCTTTTTGGATATGGTTTCTATAAAGCTGTGTGGAAAAAAGACGCTTCGGATGCGCAGATTGTGAAAGCCGGAAAAGGATTTGGATGGATCGTCGCATTTTCTGCAATGATCATCGCGCCGATGCTGATCGGACAGGAAAGCATTTTCCAATATCTGCAGCAGATGAACGGGATTTACTTTATTCCCATACTGGCAGTGATTTTTGTCGGGATGGTCGGAAAAAGAATCCCGCCGGTTGCGGCAAAATGGGCACTGGTTCTTGGCTGCAGCACAATAGCAATAGGATATTTCGTTCCGCCGTTCAGCGGCTGGGTGGCCCAGATTACCGAATTTCATTTCCTCGGTCTTGCATTTGTGCTGCTGGTTGGACTGATGGTTGGCATCGGTTACTTCAAACCGCTGGATGAAAAGTGGGAGCAAGAATACACAGAGGATGTGGATATGACGCCCTGGAAATATTCCGTACACGCCAGCGTGTTTCTGGTGATCGTCGTTCTGCTGATCTACGCTTATTTCGCAGATTTTTCAATTTTATATGATTCATAA
- the galK gene encoding galactokinase, which yields MHLNSKNIEEEFRNRFDSEPVVVESPARVNLIGEHTDYNDGFVLPAAIDKKIILAMAPNGLNSIRMFAVDMDHPYFEAKFPGPFQKSGRGWPDYILGVVDQLEKRSFSIGGFDCLFGGDIPIGAGLSSSAALEGGILTGLNELFSLDLSTLEMAKVGQQAENQFVGVQCGIMDQFANLHGMENSVIRLDCRSLEYSHYPFKREDICILLCDTKIRRELASSEYNVRRQQCEEGASILREFDPSIRNLRDVSHSLLENYRDKLSGVVYNRCRYVLDENQRVLDACNHLLADEIEPFGELMYRSHEGLRDLYEVSCRELDLLVESTIELDEVYGSRMMGGGFGGCTINLVDEHALDRVKEHIRKEYKKKVETTVEFYVAKIGEGAALIGKKQMG from the coding sequence ATGCATTTAAACTCAAAAAACATAGAAGAAGAGTTCAGAAACCGGTTCGACAGTGAGCCGGTTGTAGTAGAATCACCGGCCCGTGTAAACCTGATAGGTGAGCATACCGATTACAACGACGGTTTTGTACTCCCCGCTGCAATCGACAAGAAAATTATCCTTGCAATGGCACCAAACGGGCTCAACTCTATCCGGATGTTCGCTGTGGATATGGATCACCCTTATTTTGAAGCCAAATTCCCGGGACCGTTCCAGAAATCGGGCAGGGGATGGCCTGATTATATTCTTGGCGTTGTTGATCAGCTTGAAAAAAGATCTTTTTCTATAGGCGGATTCGACTGCCTTTTTGGAGGTGATATTCCCATCGGGGCGGGACTCTCATCCTCCGCTGCATTGGAAGGCGGTATTTTAACCGGTTTGAATGAACTCTTCAGTCTTGATTTGTCGACCCTGGAGATGGCAAAAGTGGGTCAGCAGGCTGAAAATCAATTTGTTGGAGTTCAATGCGGGATTATGGATCAGTTTGCAAATCTTCACGGGATGGAAAACAGTGTTATCCGCCTCGATTGCAGATCGCTTGAATATTCCCATTATCCATTCAAGCGGGAGGATATCTGTATTCTGTTGTGCGATACCAAAATCCGGCGCGAACTGGCCTCATCAGAATATAATGTGCGGCGGCAGCAATGCGAGGAGGGCGCAAGTATACTGCGTGAATTTGACCCTTCCATCAGAAATCTAAGAGATGTGAGCCACTCACTTCTCGAAAACTATCGCGACAAATTATCCGGCGTGGTTTACAACCGGTGCCGATATGTTCTGGATGAAAACCAAAGAGTTCTGGACGCCTGCAACCATCTTCTTGCGGATGAAATTGAACCGTTCGGCGAACTGATGTACCGTTCCCATGAAGGTCTGAGAGATCTATATGAAGTGAGCTGCAGGGAACTCGATTTGCTTGTAGAATCGACAATTGAACTGGACGAAGTGTACGGCAGCCGGATGATGGGCGGCGGCTTTGGCGGATGTACCATCAACCTTGTAGATGAGCACGCTCTCGATCGGGTGAAAGAGCATATCAGAAAAGAGTATAAAAAGAAGGTTGAAACCACTGTAGAGTTTTATGTGGCAAAAATCGGTGAGGGAGCAGCCCTGATCGGTAAAAAACAAATGGGGTGA
- a CDS encoding right-handed parallel beta-helix repeat-containing protein, with protein sequence MSKMIQIMIVALWFLGFNSALLALDVAGADDAIVEDQVEVETIAELKAYENPEDQLRVEVKGYWESDDGGGGFFTFEAENTQDGDGGMIIASDVTNEGRWIRDMEDDTIDIRWYGARSEIEEDQADYILDAIGYFFDLEQMGTVFIPEGTFYISQQLGFWEGVSIKGEGMDRSVIINTGHEGYTRSSLFAHSHHYSDDRTLGMELSDLKIDVNMYELGEWIGAIWIEEPFRDLTIDHVHVTNSGGNIIRLAKSSRISNSIFDNMDGRGLSTGWENMPDLRFRDNVIIDNKFIRSADSPTGPGINLSRAVDNVFSGNELINENPPGDTYGGIRLPNDSQNNLVENNYVKNFPRGIWLLSGSQNNEVKGNTVVDSWIVGMFINSSHESQIPTSGNILADNIVRQENPQISHTTDLIRIHEDFEETIIDNVISGNEVAISETYEQTYRAHVESEYPGNSSLEEGLVWLTNGAQIEGRNDVYDNFVTTITTAEPEEGVQATFKVDMADSGVDYEGGVYITGHLNDWEIAEMEHLRDEIYTYEITLFPGDEGAYYYLTTDTWDNYMDYRETVPEECADWYDSDRGYVIPDEDVVFAYIWGTCQEIGLETSLNQPAESPRQFTLHQNFPNPFNPTTQISYQIPESEFITLTVFDMAGREVKELVNQRQAAGLYQVEFNASSLSSGIYFYRLQAGAFSQTKKLTLIK encoded by the coding sequence ATGTCTAAAATGATACAAATAATGATCGTTGCATTATGGTTCTTAGGATTTAACAGCGCTCTGCTTGCACTCGATGTTGCAGGGGCAGATGACGCGATCGTGGAAGACCAGGTTGAAGTTGAGACAATTGCTGAGCTGAAAGCATATGAAAACCCTGAAGACCAGTTGAGGGTAGAAGTAAAAGGATACTGGGAATCCGATGATGGCGGCGGCGGTTTTTTTACGTTTGAGGCTGAAAATACACAAGATGGTGATGGCGGGATGATCATCGCCTCCGATGTTACCAACGAGGGAAGATGGATCCGGGATATGGAAGATGATACCATAGATATACGGTGGTACGGCGCCCGGAGTGAAATTGAAGAGGATCAGGCAGATTATATATTAGATGCCATTGGATACTTTTTTGATCTTGAACAAATGGGTACAGTATTCATCCCGGAAGGGACGTTCTATATCTCTCAGCAACTGGGTTTCTGGGAAGGGGTCAGCATCAAAGGCGAGGGGATGGACAGATCGGTGATCATAAATACCGGTCATGAGGGATATACCCGCAGTTCGCTGTTTGCCCATTCTCACCATTATTCCGATGACCGGACCTTAGGTATGGAGCTGTCAGATCTAAAAATTGATGTTAATATGTATGAACTCGGTGAATGGATCGGAGCGATATGGATAGAAGAGCCTTTCAGAGATCTTACCATTGATCACGTTCATGTGACCAATTCCGGGGGCAACATCATTCGTCTTGCCAAAAGCTCCCGCATTTCCAACTCCATTTTTGATAACATGGATGGCCGGGGACTTTCCACAGGCTGGGAAAATATGCCGGATCTGAGATTCCGCGATAATGTAATCATAGATAATAAATTTATACGGTCGGCCGATTCACCTACCGGACCCGGTATCAATCTTTCCAGGGCTGTGGATAACGTGTTCAGTGGAAATGAGTTGATTAATGAAAATCCACCGGGAGATACGTATGGGGGCATCCGTCTGCCTAATGACAGCCAGAATAACCTGGTAGAAAATAATTATGTGAAAAATTTCCCGCGGGGCATCTGGCTTTTGAGCGGATCACAGAATAATGAGGTGAAGGGTAATACTGTTGTTGATTCCTGGATCGTCGGGATGTTTATCAACAGCAGTCATGAAAGCCAGATCCCCACCAGTGGGAACATCCTGGCTGATAATATTGTCCGTCAGGAAAATCCACAGATCAGTCATACCACGGATTTGATTCGTATCCATGAGGATTTTGAAGAGACAATCATCGATAATGTGATATCAGGCAATGAAGTTGCCATATCTGAAACCTATGAACAGACTTATCGTGCGCATGTTGAATCAGAATATCCAGGTAACAGTTCACTTGAGGAAGGACTGGTCTGGCTCACAAACGGCGCCCAAATTGAAGGACGTAATGATGTCTATGATAATTTTGTAACTACGATAACTACGGCGGAACCTGAAGAAGGAGTACAGGCTACCTTCAAAGTGGATATGGCCGATTCCGGAGTAGATTATGAAGGTGGAGTTTATATTACCGGGCACCTGAACGACTGGGAAATTGCGGAAATGGAGCACCTTCGTGATGAGATATACACTTACGAAATAACCTTATTTCCCGGCGATGAAGGAGCCTATTATTATCTGACGACAGATACATGGGACAACTACATGGATTACCGGGAAACCGTACCGGAAGAGTGTGCTGACTGGTACGATTCAGACCGCGGATATGTAATTCCCGACGAAGATGTAGTGTTTGCCTACATTTGGGGAACCTGCCAGGAGATCGGGCTTGAAACGTCTTTGAATCAACCGGCGGAATCACCGCGGCAATTTACACTTCATCAAAATTTCCCCAACCCATTTAATCCGACGACACAGATCTCCTACCAGATCCCTGAATCAGAATTTATAACGCTCACAGTATTTGATATGGCAGGCAGAGAGGTAAAGGAGCTGGTGAATCAGCGACAGGCGGCAGGATTATACCAGGTTGAATTCAACGCAAGCAGCCTGTCTAGCGGGATATATTTTTACCGGTTGCAGGCGGGTGCTTTCTCACAAACTAAAAAACTGACCCTGATAAAGTAG